In Panicum virgatum strain AP13 chromosome 4N, P.virgatum_v5, whole genome shotgun sequence, a single window of DNA contains:
- the LOC120669380 gene encoding uncharacterized protein LOC120669380, producing MDANIPDDLPNLGDPIEVVAPVDEDEREYPELWGHVDNVESERDVVISAQFEPIGEEENQENIEMGVDENEEVRDRLRIEYDGDNPSLTEDVPFESMMDCRNALATYCIVNECDFVIDKSEPTRLTVHCPDRRCQWQMHASYMRNSTIVQVKVNPYPHTCVRSGDAQKAAKSRWCADAMLEWLRQNPSIGPSELIKRLHEKYNVRVPYMRVFYGKEMALDKIYGPWKDSFNLLYTYKAEVEKASLGSVVEIDHQTVSYRVKVAYGVLETESTESWTWWLQNLKQVVGFPEGLVIHIYACKGLEIAVDLVFPGVEHRECMRHLAANFGKRFKGKLFDDNLWPASLTYSLKKHKYHVSQMYRKPKVKPYMDEKHTKIWMRSKFNELCKVDYVNNTLAESFNAWVRKIKDLHVVDLLDIIRVMIMAKFELRQRIARKRFAGHKIIPVVMTRLHDKTRGLKMSLVWRNPYEAEVTALDREKREWKYVISDHCKKIDKLQGSVRNAKEKMQWAANYLHDVTKESKIADEFACAMDTFCDILQEASEFCDDELN from the exons ATGGATGCAAATATCCCTGATGATTTGCCAAACCTTGGTGATCCAATAGAGGTTGTTGCACCAGTTGATGAGGATGAGAGGGAGTACCCTGAATTATGGGGACATGTTGATAATGTGGAATCTGAGAGAGATGTTGTCATATCAGCACAATTTGAACCCATTGGTGAAGAAGAGAATCAGGAGAATATTGAGATGGGGGTGGATGAGAATGAAGAGGTTCGGGATAGATTGAGAATTGAGTATGATGGAGATAATCCTTCTCTCACAGAAGATGTCCCATTCGAATCAATGATGGATTGCAGGAATGCACTTGCCACTTATTGCATAGTAAATGAATGTGATTTTGTGATTGATAAGAGTGAGCCCACTAGATTGACTGTTCATTGTCCAGACAGGAGGTGCCAGTGGCAGATGCATGCTTCCTATATGCGGAATAGCACAATTGTTCAAGTCAAAGTGAACCCATATCCTCATACGTGTGTAAGATCAGGAGATGCACAAAAGGCAGCTAAAAGCAGATGGTGTGCCGATGCAATGTTGGAATGGCTGAGACAGAACCCAAGCATTGGTCCATCTGAACTGATAAAGAGGCTCCATGAGAAGTATAATGTGAGGGTGCCTTATATGAGAGTGTTTTATGGCAAGGAAATGGCCCTCGACAAGATTTATGGTCCGTGGAAGGATAGTTTCAACCTATTGTACACATACAAAGCTGAAGTGGAGAAGGCATCTCTAGGAAGTGTTGTAGAGATTGACCACCAAACAGTGTCATATAGAGTGAAAG TTGCTTATGGTGTGCTAGAGACTGAATCAACCGAGAGCTGGACATGGTGGCTTCAGAATTTGAAACAGGTTGTGGGCTTTCCGGAAGGATTGGTTATCCATATATATGCTTGCAAGGGATTAGAAATTGCAGTAGACTTGGTGTTCCCTGGAGTGGAACATAGGGAGTGCATGCGCCATCTTGCTGCAAACTTTGGCAAAAGATTCAAGGGAAAGTTGTTTGACGATAATTTATGGCCGGCATCATTGACATATAGTCTCAAGAAACATAAATACCATGTGAGCCAAATGTACAGGAAGCCAAAAGTGAAGCCCTACATGGATGAGAAACACACAAAGATATGGATGAGAAGCAAGTTCAATGAATTATGTAAGGTAGATTATGTGAACAACACCTTGGCGGAGTCTTTTAATGCATGGGTTAGGAAAATCAAGGACCTTCATGTGGTGGATTTGTTGGATATAATTAGAGTGATGATTATGGCCAAGTTTGAGTTGCGCCAAAGAATTGCAAGGAAAAGATTTGCAGGTCACAAGATAATTCCAGTGGTGATGACAAGGTTGCATGATAAAACAAGAGGTTTGAAAATGTCACTCGTTTGGCGCAACCCCTATGAGGCTGAAGTGACTGCATTGGACAGGGAGAAGAGGGAATGGAAATACGTG ATCAGCGACCATTGTAAGAAGATCGATAAGCTGCAGGGTTCTGTGAGAAATGCTAAGGAAAAGATGCAGTGGGCGGCAAACTACCTGCATGATGTCACTAAGGAGAGCAAGATAGCTGATGAATTTGCATGTGCCATGGATACTTTTTGCGACATTCTTCAAGAAGCATCTGAGTTTTGCGATGATGAACTGAATTAG